Proteins encoded in a region of the Bartonella taylorii genome:
- a CDS encoding DUF883 family protein, with protein sequence MANNKTTENNKTKDLQGQLEKLRGEISGITSTLTDLGANKLSAAKDKAEKLYNSAKESSEDMMTQAKEKIGDLEQTMNQCVRKNPGKSVLFAAGVGFILAQLLRR encoded by the coding sequence ATGGCAAACAATAAAACAACAGAGAATAATAAAACGAAAGATCTACAAGGACAGTTAGAGAAGTTACGCGGTGAAATTTCAGGAATAACCTCAACACTGACAGATCTTGGAGCAAACAAGTTAAGCGCAGCGAAAGATAAAGCCGAAAAACTATATAATTCCGCGAAAGAAAGTAGTGAAGATATGATGACTCAAGCAAAAGAAAAAATCGGCGATCTTGAACAAACCATGAACCAATGTGTTCGTAAAAACCCTGGAAAAAGCGTTCTATTTGCAGCAGGTGTTGGTTTTATTCTTGCTCAATTATTGCGTCG